One region of Dokdonia sp. 4H-3-7-5 genomic DNA includes:
- a CDS encoding LON peptidase substrate-binding domain-containing protein, translated as MTTAILPMFPLEMVAFPGEPLNLHVFEDRYQQLLQDCESGGITFGIPTYINNSLAYGTEMEVTQVVKRYPSGAADIICKGLRVFKLINFYNTLGERLYAGGEVTFIEERQESTSSLKIRFITLLADFYDELDMKTPEINENTIRSFTFAHKMGLTLEQEYELLKISSENNRLQYLIEHLEIALPTLKSVNRTKRLIALNGHFKNFDPLDFDDYTTQ; from the coding sequence ATGACTACAGCAATACTCCCCATGTTCCCGCTAGAAATGGTTGCTTTCCCAGGTGAGCCGCTCAATTTACATGTGTTTGAAGATAGGTACCAGCAATTACTACAAGATTGTGAATCTGGAGGAATCACCTTTGGTATTCCCACTTATATAAATAATAGTCTTGCCTATGGCACAGAAATGGAAGTTACACAGGTGGTAAAACGATATCCTTCTGGAGCTGCAGATATTATCTGTAAAGGTTTAAGGGTTTTTAAGCTTATTAATTTTTATAATACGCTAGGAGAACGATTATATGCTGGAGGAGAGGTTACATTTATAGAAGAGCGTCAAGAGTCAACATCCTCACTTAAAATAAGGTTTATCACATTGCTAGCTGATTTTTACGATGAGCTTGATATGAAAACTCCAGAAATCAACGAGAACACCATACGAAGTTTTACATTTGCTCATAAGATGGGGTTGACTTTAGAACAAGAGTATGAGTTATTGAAAATATCTTCCGAGAATAATAGGTTACAATATCTCATAGAGCACCTAGAGATAGCGTTGCCTACACTAAAGTCTGTAAATAGAACAAAACGACTCATAGCTCTTAATGGTCATTTTAAAAACTTTGATCCTTTGGACTTTGATGATTATACTACTCAATAG
- the lysA gene encoding diaminopimelate decarboxylase, whose translation MKNRDLLNVVNTHGSPVYVYDAETITAQYNRLTNAFKDVKQLRLNYAVKALSNISILQHLKSLGSGLDTVSIQEVQLGLLAGFTPDRIIFTPNGVSLAEIEEVAQMGVQINIDNLSILEQFGTKHPQIPVCIRVNPHVMAGGNTNISVGHIDSKFGISIHQLPHVLRIVENTGMNINGIHMHTGSDILDIDVFVYATEILFDAAQKFSDLTFIDFGSGFKVPYKEGDIETNIEELGEKLGKRFNAFAKSYGKPLTLTFEPGKFLVSEAGKFLVQVNVVKQTTSTVFAQVDSGFNHLIRPMLYGSQHEIRNISNPKGRERFYSVVGYICETDTFANNRRISEISEGDILAFDNAGAYCFTMASNYNSRYRPAEVLIKNGEAHLIRKRETFEDLISNQVILKE comes from the coding sequence ATGAAAAACAGAGATCTTTTAAACGTGGTCAACACCCACGGAAGTCCAGTTTATGTATATGATGCAGAGACTATTACCGCACAATATAATAGACTTACTAATGCATTTAAGGATGTAAAACAGTTAAGACTTAACTATGCCGTAAAAGCTTTAAGCAACATTTCTATATTACAGCATTTAAAGAGCTTGGGTTCTGGACTAGACACTGTTTCTATTCAAGAAGTACAACTAGGCCTTCTTGCTGGCTTTACTCCAGATCGCATCATCTTTACACCCAATGGCGTATCGCTTGCAGAGATAGAGGAAGTAGCACAAATGGGTGTTCAAATCAATATAGACAACCTTTCTATACTAGAACAGTTTGGGACGAAGCATCCTCAAATACCTGTGTGTATCCGTGTAAATCCTCACGTAATGGCTGGTGGAAACACTAACATTTCTGTAGGACACATCGATAGTAAATTTGGGATTAGTATTCACCAGCTACCACATGTACTACGTATTGTGGAAAATACCGGAATGAATATCAATGGAATTCACATGCACACTGGAAGTGACATTCTCGATATTGATGTATTTGTATATGCTACAGAAATATTATTTGATGCTGCACAAAAATTCAGCGACCTTACTTTTATTGACTTCGGTAGCGGTTTTAAAGTACCCTATAAAGAAGGAGACATTGAGACTAACATAGAGGAACTAGGAGAGAAATTAGGTAAACGTTTTAACGCTTTCGCGAAATCGTACGGAAAACCCCTCACTCTTACCTTTGAACCTGGTAAATTCCTTGTGAGCGAAGCAGGTAAATTTCTTGTACAAGTAAATGTGGTAAAACAAACGACCTCAACAGTGTTTGCTCAAGTAGATAGTGGGTTTAACCACTTAATACGACCTATGCTTTACGGAAGCCAGCATGAAATACGAAATATAAGTAACCCAAAAGGGAGAGAACGTTTTTACAGTGTTGTAGGATATATCTGTGAGACAGATACTTTTGCAAATAACCGTCGTATCTCAGAAATTTCTGAAGGTGATATTCTTGCCTTTGATAATGCAGGTGCATATTGCTTTACGATGGCAAGCAATTATAACAGTCGCTACAGACCTGCAGAGGTGTTGATCAAAAATGGCGAAGCGCATTTAATACGTAAACGAGAAACCTTTGAAGATCTCATAAGTAACCAAGTTATTCTTAAAGAATAA
- a CDS encoding serine hydrolase → MKYWVFIAVIFASCSNPIETSLSSKNELIKTVVSDIKKHEVQILYTQIDTSNTGEMVFTDYEYNVDSNQYFYPASTVKFPVALLAAEFMDVRENLHLDTPYIIGDGDNLHTVSDDIRQIFAVSDNDSYNRLYEILGRDYINNRLREKGLNNTRVAHRLSTQNADKASRSNIQFFPGYTEDVIELKNQTDSDITPITIEGTDKGKGYIEDGVFEESPMNFSKKNYFPLKEQHVLIKKLIAPEVFPAAERFDLSEESRTRLLSSMKALPRESKYTSPAYYDSYVKFFIYGDSKNPMPSNIKIYNKVGYAYGTLTETAYIVDTENDIRFILSATILVNENAIFNDDTYEYENIGIPFLAQLGREFYKQEKERRE, encoded by the coding sequence ATGAAATATTGGGTATTTATAGCAGTAATATTTGCAAGTTGTAGCAATCCTATCGAGACATCATTAAGCTCAAAAAATGAGCTTATAAAAACCGTTGTAAGCGATATTAAAAAACACGAAGTACAAATACTGTATACACAAATCGATACGTCTAATACTGGTGAGATGGTATTTACAGATTATGAGTATAACGTAGATAGTAACCAATATTTTTACCCTGCAAGCACGGTAAAATTCCCTGTAGCACTACTAGCTGCAGAGTTCATGGATGTACGTGAGAACCTACATCTTGACACACCATATATTATAGGTGATGGCGACAACTTGCATACAGTGTCTGACGATATTAGACAGATTTTTGCAGTAAGTGATAATGATTCCTACAACAGGCTTTATGAGATTTTAGGTAGAGATTATATTAATAACCGCTTACGCGAAAAAGGACTAAACAACACCCGTGTCGCCCATAGATTATCTACGCAAAATGCTGATAAAGCTAGCAGGAGCAACATTCAATTCTTTCCAGGATATACAGAAGACGTAATTGAATTAAAAAATCAAACAGATAGCGACATCACACCAATTACCATAGAAGGTACCGACAAAGGCAAAGGATATATAGAAGATGGGGTTTTTGAAGAATCTCCAATGAATTTTAGTAAGAAAAACTACTTCCCGCTTAAAGAGCAGCATGTACTAATCAAAAAGCTTATAGCCCCAGAAGTCTTTCCCGCAGCAGAACGATTTGACCTCTCCGAAGAAAGTAGAACTCGTTTACTATCGTCAATGAAGGCATTACCTAGAGAGTCAAAATATACCTCGCCAGCGTATTATGACAGTTATGTCAAGTTTTTCATATATGGAGATTCAAAAAATCCTATGCCTAGTAATATCAAAATTTATAATAAAGTGGGGTATGCATATGGAACGCTCACAGAGACTGCATACATTGTTGACACAGAGAATGACATACGCTTTATACTCTCTGCAACTATTTTAGTAAATGAGAACGCAATTTTCAATGATGATACCTACGAGTATGAAAATATAGGTATCCCCTTTCTCGCGCAACTAGGTCGTGAGTTTTATAAACAAGAAAAAGAGCGCAGGGAATAA
- a CDS encoding PhnA domain-containing protein, producing the protein MSLRELNKRTTICELCSNEYDLSPFIVEPREDDILACKTCINQINNPEEVDVNHWRCLNDSMWSTEPAVQVVAWRMLTRLRKEGWPQDLLDMMYLEEVTLEWAKATGEHIEEDENTIIHKDSNGTRLANGDSVVLIKDLDVKGANFTAKRGEFMRNINLVHDNPEHIEGRIQGQQVVIVTQYVKKSS; encoded by the coding sequence GTGAGCTTAAGAGAACTTAATAAACGCACCACTATTTGCGAACTATGCAGCAATGAATACGATCTTTCTCCATTTATCGTGGAACCAAGAGAAGATGATATTCTAGCCTGTAAAACATGTATTAACCAGATCAATAATCCAGAGGAAGTAGATGTAAACCACTGGAGATGTCTTAATGATAGCATGTGGAGCACAGAACCTGCAGTACAAGTTGTAGCGTGGCGTATGCTTACAAGACTACGCAAAGAAGGATGGCCACAAGATCTTCTCGACATGATGTATCTAGAAGAAGTAACGTTAGAGTGGGCAAAAGCTACAGGAGAGCACATAGAAGAAGATGAAAACACGATTATTCATAAAGACTCCAATGGAACGAGGTTGGCTAACGGTGATAGCGTAGTGCTCATTAAAGATCTAGATGTAAAAGGAGCCAACTTCACTGCAAAGCGTGGAGAGTTTATGCGTAATATAAATCTTGTACATGACAATCCTGAACACATAGAAGGGCGTATACAAGGCCAACAGGTAGTTATCGTTACTCAATACGTAAAAAAGAGTAGCTAG
- a CDS encoding NAD(P)H-dependent flavin oxidoreductase — protein MNRITSLFNVKYPLVQGGMIWNSGWRLASAVSNAGGLGLIGAASMYPEVLVEHVEKCKKATNKPFGVNIPMLYPNIEEHMKTVVDYKVPIVFTSAGNPKLWTKELKKHGIKVVHVVSSVKFALKSQEAGVDAVVAEGFEAGGHNGREETTTFTLIPMVKEKLEIPLIAAGGIATGRGMLAAMTLGADGVQVGSRFAASEESSAHQLFKQAIVDTQEGDTILTLKELAPVRLIKNKFYEQVAELYTTAPSKEQLSQLLGRARAKRGMFEGDLEDGELEIGQISGLIHDIKPAGQIVSDMITEYTQAKNALINFDNW, from the coding sequence ATGAATAGAATTACATCCCTATTTAACGTTAAGTACCCGCTAGTACAAGGTGGAATGATTTGGAATTCCGGCTGGCGTCTTGCAAGTGCTGTGAGTAATGCTGGAGGTCTAGGGTTAATAGGAGCAGCTTCTATGTATCCAGAGGTACTAGTGGAGCACGTTGAGAAATGTAAAAAAGCTACTAATAAGCCTTTTGGGGTAAATATACCTATGTTATATCCTAACATAGAAGAGCACATGAAAACGGTAGTAGACTACAAAGTTCCTATTGTTTTTACCAGCGCTGGTAATCCAAAGCTGTGGACTAAAGAATTAAAGAAGCACGGAATAAAAGTGGTGCATGTTGTAAGTAGTGTAAAGTTTGCCTTAAAATCACAAGAAGCAGGAGTAGATGCAGTGGTTGCTGAAGGTTTTGAAGCTGGTGGTCACAATGGAAGAGAGGAGACTACAACATTCACGCTGATACCAATGGTTAAAGAAAAATTAGAGATTCCTCTTATTGCGGCTGGTGGTATTGCAACAGGTAGAGGTATGCTTGCAGCAATGACATTAGGCGCAGATGGTGTGCAAGTAGGAAGTCGTTTTGCAGCAAGTGAAGAATCTAGTGCTCATCAATTATTTAAACAAGCTATAGTTGATACTCAGGAAGGAGATACCATATTAACACTTAAGGAACTTGCGCCTGTAAGACTCATAAAAAACAAATTTTATGAGCAGGTAGCAGAATTATATACTACGGCACCATCAAAGGAGCAGTTGTCACAATTATTAGGACGTGCACGTGCAAAACGCGGTATGTTTGAGGGAGATCTTGAGGATGGCGAACTAGAAATAGGTCAGATTTCTGGACTTATACATGATATTAAGCCAGCAGGGCAAATAGTCTCAGATATGATAACAGAATATACGCAAGCAAAGAACGCTTTAATCAATTTTGATAACTGGTAG
- a CDS encoding S8 family serine peptidase, which yields MNIKLLLVLLLMTAYGNAQQDAWVFFVDKENVAASLDNPISILTQDALDRKELHGVAIDERDVPVNENYITQIKSEPGITVLAKSKWMNCVHVRGSLAQIEALEALQIVDYIEYADRSITRQATPFEFLKGDPLPPQSRVTFNYGATDNQVTMLSVDELHEQDFTGAGMVIAIMDSGFPGVNNNEGFSRLRNAGNLLDGYDFVGRNNDEFEFSNSSHGTRVASDIVGFIENQFVGTAPDAAIYCFRTEDVASENPVEESYWVEAAERADSLGVDVINTSLGYRTFDNSNYDYSYDDMDGETTFISRGATLAFEKGMLVVTSAGNSGTGMISAPADAVGSFTVGAVNASGNYASFSSIGPSSDGRIKPDVVAKGAGSAVIDQNDNITTNNGTSFSSPIMAGAIASFWQANPELTNAVMMQLVRESASIYDNPTVQLGYGIPDFGAALEEVLSTSALYEVQEFKDYQILPNPASEMAVLVLPKEVTQVEVTIFDILGKKITSKRMSQQVNALPISTLKKGVYLIQINDGNSIVTQKFIKA from the coding sequence ATGAATATAAAACTACTTCTAGTACTCCTACTTATGACGGCTTATGGAAATGCCCAGCAGGATGCTTGGGTATTTTTTGTAGATAAAGAAAACGTTGCGGCAAGCCTTGATAATCCTATTTCTATACTCACACAAGATGCGCTAGACCGAAAAGAACTACACGGTGTAGCTATAGATGAACGTGATGTGCCCGTAAATGAAAATTATATCACTCAAATTAAATCTGAGCCTGGTATAACTGTATTAGCAAAATCAAAGTGGATGAACTGTGTCCACGTAAGGGGTTCACTAGCGCAAATTGAAGCTTTAGAAGCATTGCAAATTGTAGATTATATAGAGTATGCAGATCGAAGTATAACAAGACAAGCCACTCCATTTGAGTTTTTAAAAGGTGATCCTTTACCTCCACAATCACGAGTTACATTTAATTACGGAGCAACAGATAATCAAGTGACTATGCTCTCTGTAGATGAGTTGCATGAACAAGATTTTACGGGCGCAGGAATGGTAATTGCAATTATGGATTCTGGTTTCCCAGGAGTTAATAATAATGAAGGATTCTCACGATTGAGAAATGCAGGAAACTTGCTAGATGGTTATGATTTTGTGGGGAGAAATAACGATGAGTTTGAATTTTCAAACAGTAGCCACGGCACTAGAGTAGCAAGTGACATTGTAGGTTTTATAGAAAATCAATTTGTAGGCACAGCTCCAGATGCTGCTATTTACTGTTTTAGAACAGAAGATGTGGCAAGTGAGAATCCAGTAGAAGAATCTTATTGGGTGGAAGCTGCAGAAAGAGCAGATAGTCTAGGAGTAGATGTAATAAATACATCACTAGGATATAGAACTTTTGATAATTCTAATTATGACTACAGCTACGATGACATGGATGGTGAGACTACTTTCATTTCTAGAGGCGCTACACTTGCTTTTGAAAAAGGAATGCTCGTGGTTACTAGTGCTGGAAATAGTGGTACAGGAATGATAAGCGCGCCGGCAGATGCTGTAGGTTCATTTACAGTAGGTGCCGTAAATGCTAGTGGTAATTATGCTAGTTTTAGTAGTATAGGACCGTCAAGTGATGGTAGGATTAAACCAGATGTAGTCGCAAAGGGAGCGGGTAGTGCAGTTATAGATCAAAACGATAATATTACAACAAATAATGGTACGAGCTTTAGTTCGCCAATAATGGCTGGAGCAATAGCTAGCTTTTGGCAGGCAAATCCAGAGCTTACAAATGCCGTTATGATGCAGCTCGTTCGGGAGAGTGCTAGTATTTATGATAATCCTACTGTGCAGTTGGGGTATGGCATACCAGATTTTGGCGCAGCATTAGAAGAGGTTTTGAGTACCTCAGCGCTTTATGAAGTTCAAGAGTTTAAAGACTATCAAATTTTACCTAACCCAGCATCTGAGATGGCAGTATTAGTATTGCCAAAGGAAGTTACTCAAGTTGAGGTTACTATTTTTGATATTTTAGGCAAGAAGATCACGAGCAAACGTATGTCTCAACAAGTAAATGCACTTCCTATCTCAACACTTAAAAAAGGAGTTTATCTCATACAAATTAACGATGGAAACTCAATCGTTACTCAAAAATTTATAAAAGCATAA
- the mnmA gene encoding tRNA 2-thiouridine(34) synthase MnmA, with amino-acid sequence MKTVVVGLSGGVDSSVTAHLLKEQGYNVIGLFMKNWHDDSVTISDECPWLDDSNDAMLVAEKLGIPFQTVDLSEQYRERIVNYMFKEYEMGRTPNPDVLCNREIKFDVFMKIALSLGADYVATGHYCQKTSIEVDGKTMYQLKAGADDNKDQSYFLCQLSQEQLAKTLFPIGHLQKPKVREIALEQDLVTAGKKDSQGLCFIGKVRLPDFLQQQLKPKEGVIVEVMEDTIPEVAGGMEASNAFAKADLENLVKKPTYSVAEGKVVGKHQGAHYFTIGQRKGLAVGGTVEPLFVIDTDVDENVIYTGQGKNHRGLYRKGLFVKEEEIHWIREDLTLAVDETMEVEARIRYRQPLEKATLYRVEGGMYVIFDNPQTAIAEGQFVAWHHGEECLGSGVIS; translated from the coding sequence ATGAAAACGGTAGTAGTAGGTCTTAGTGGTGGAGTAGATAGTAGTGTGACGGCTCACTTATTAAAGGAGCAAGGATATAACGTGATAGGTCTTTTTATGAAGAACTGGCACGACGATTCTGTAACGATATCTGATGAGTGCCCGTGGCTAGATGATAGCAATGACGCAATGCTTGTTGCCGAAAAATTGGGAATTCCTTTTCAGACAGTAGACTTAAGCGAGCAATACAGAGAACGTATTGTAAATTACATGTTTAAAGAATATGAGATGGGACGCACCCCTAATCCCGATGTCCTTTGTAATCGCGAGATTAAGTTTGATGTGTTTATGAAAATTGCACTTTCTCTCGGAGCAGATTATGTAGCGACAGGACATTACTGTCAAAAGACTTCGATTGAAGTAGACGGTAAGACAATGTATCAGCTTAAAGCCGGAGCAGACGATAATAAAGATCAATCATATTTTTTATGCCAACTATCACAAGAGCAATTGGCAAAGACATTATTTCCTATAGGTCATTTACAAAAACCTAAGGTGCGCGAGATTGCCTTAGAGCAAGATCTCGTAACTGCTGGGAAGAAAGATTCTCAAGGACTTTGTTTTATAGGGAAGGTACGATTACCAGACTTTTTACAACAACAATTAAAACCCAAGGAAGGTGTGATTGTTGAGGTGATGGAAGATACTATTCCTGAAGTTGCAGGTGGTATGGAGGCTAGTAACGCTTTCGCGAAAGCGGACTTAGAAAACCTAGTAAAAAAACCAACATATAGCGTTGCCGAAGGAAAGGTGGTAGGAAAGCACCAAGGAGCACATTACTTTACAATTGGCCAGCGCAAGGGACTCGCAGTAGGCGGAACCGTAGAGCCACTTTTTGTAATAGATACCGACGTAGATGAAAACGTGATTTACACAGGTCAAGGAAAAAATCACAGAGGATTATACCGCAAAGGTCTCTTTGTAAAAGAAGAAGAAATACACTGGATACGTGAAGACCTTACACTTGCTGTAGACGAAACGATGGAGGTTGAGGCAAGAATACGCTATAGACAACCACTAGAAAAAGCTACTCTTTATAGAGTGGAAGGTGGCATGTATGTAATTTTTGACAATCCTCAAACCGCAATTGCCGAAGGTCAGTTTGTGGCATGGCATCATGGAGAAGAGTGCTTAGGTTCTGGAGTTATTTCGTAA
- a CDS encoding toxin-antitoxin system YwqK family antitoxin: MSRLTIVLIIIMAQYQQLSVAQSYNQFDEDGKRHGLWQKTFDNEKQLRYTGAFSHGQEVGTFNFYDSKGGHPTAVKVYTPDSPYIDVTFFTTDGKMVSKGKMNKRERIGEWLSYHQDGRSVMIKENYENGKLEGERSVYFINGVLAQQEFYKKGLKEGKATYYSEEKKVLKELQYVNDKLEGAVRLYNGFGQLEVEGFYKNNRKHGLWKYYKGEKVDKEIKYPRNKIGVQ; the protein is encoded by the coding sequence ATGTCAAGATTAACAATTGTTTTAATAATTATAATGGCTCAATATCAGCAGTTGAGCGTAGCACAAAGCTATAATCAATTTGATGAAGATGGTAAGCGCCACGGCCTATGGCAGAAAACTTTTGATAATGAAAAGCAATTGCGATATACTGGAGCTTTTAGTCATGGTCAAGAAGTAGGTACCTTCAATTTTTATGATAGTAAAGGAGGTCATCCCACTGCTGTAAAAGTATATACGCCAGATTCACCTTATATAGACGTAACCTTTTTTACAACCGATGGAAAGATGGTAAGTAAAGGGAAGATGAATAAGAGAGAACGCATAGGAGAGTGGTTGTCATATCATCAAGATGGAAGATCAGTAATGATAAAAGAGAATTATGAAAACGGCAAATTAGAAGGAGAACGATCTGTTTACTTCATAAATGGCGTCCTTGCGCAACAAGAATTTTATAAGAAAGGTTTAAAAGAAGGGAAAGCCACTTATTACTCAGAAGAAAAGAAAGTACTTAAAGAATTACAATATGTAAATGACAAACTAGAAGGGGCAGTACGATTATACAATGGTTTTGGACAACTAGAAGTAGAGGGCTTTTACAAGAATAATCGTAAACACGGTCTCTGGAAGTATTATAAAGGTGAAAAAGTGGATAAAGAGATTAAATATCCCCGTAACAAGATAGGAGTTCAGTAA
- a CDS encoding fasciclin domain-containing protein, with protein MKNLMSITKLAFIALTLLVTISCNDDDDNGNIIEGESNTIADFVAGNENYSSLLAALQRTNLDATLAGSGTFTVFAPDNAAFETFLNGAALEDVDDAVLTQVLLNHVLNSTVTSSELSTGYVSNLATEPSSNANISLYVDTTDGVVLNGQSTVTTADIVTDNGVIHAVDTVIDLPTIVTFATTNPALTSLVAALTDEGNTTFTDLLSDTDADFTVFAPTNDAFATFLGDNTLADVDNGVLAQVLSNHVVPGAVAISTTLSNGYVNTAATFEGNEDAPISLYVNTDGGVTLNGTSNVVIADIVTVNGVIHVVDTVIGLPDITTFATADPNFSTLVAALTADESFGYVAALQTPFGTSPAPFTVFAPTNDAFADLLADLELEMLSDIPTETLAATLELHVIPNANVRAEDLADLDGTAVTPLGGADVTIQADPAAIIDPDGDANPIVATNVQATNGVIHAVSRVLRDL; from the coding sequence ATGAAAAATCTAATGAGTATTACAAAACTAGCGTTTATTGCTTTAACGCTATTAGTTACAATTTCTTGTAACGATGATGACGATAATGGAAATATTATAGAAGGAGAAAGCAACACCATTGCAGACTTTGTAGCAGGTAATGAAAACTATAGTTCTTTATTAGCCGCTTTACAACGCACCAATCTTGATGCTACACTAGCGGGAAGCGGAACATTTACTGTATTTGCGCCTGATAATGCAGCTTTTGAAACATTTTTAAATGGAGCTGCTCTAGAGGACGTAGATGACGCTGTATTGACACAAGTACTGTTAAATCACGTGCTAAACTCGACAGTTACTTCTAGCGAACTATCAACTGGTTACGTAAGTAACTTGGCTACCGAGCCTTCTTCTAACGCAAACATAAGTCTATATGTAGATACCACAGATGGTGTTGTACTTAATGGACAATCTACAGTAACAACTGCTGATATCGTAACGGATAACGGCGTAATACATGCTGTAGATACCGTCATTGATTTACCAACCATAGTAACATTTGCAACTACAAATCCTGCATTAACATCACTAGTTGCCGCTCTTACAGATGAAGGTAATACAACCTTTACAGATTTATTAAGTGATACAGATGCAGACTTTACTGTATTTGCGCCTACTAATGACGCCTTTGCAACATTTTTAGGTGATAACACACTTGCAGATGTGGATAATGGCGTGCTCGCACAAGTATTATCAAACCACGTGGTACCGGGAGCTGTTGCAATTTCTACTACATTAAGTAATGGATATGTAAATACAGCTGCTACTTTTGAAGGAAATGAAGATGCGCCTATAAGCCTTTATGTAAATACAGATGGTGGGGTAACACTAAATGGAACTTCAAATGTAGTTATAGCAGATATCGTAACTGTAAATGGTGTGATTCATGTAGTTGACACCGTAATAGGACTTCCAGATATCACGACATTTGCTACTGCAGATCCTAATTTTTCTACACTTGTTGCAGCATTAACTGCAGATGAATCTTTCGGATACGTAGCTGCATTGCAGACGCCTTTTGGAACATCACCAGCACCGTTCACTGTATTTGCACCTACTAATGATGCTTTTGCAGATTTACTAGCAGACCTAGAGTTAGAGATGTTATCAGATATTCCTACAGAGACACTCGCTGCGACCTTAGAACTGCATGTGATTCCTAATGCAAATGTAAGAGCAGAAGATCTTGCAGATCTTGATGGTACTGCAGTTACTCCACTAGGAGGAGCAGATGTAACTATACAAGCAGATCCTGCAGCAATCATCGACCCAGATGGCGATGCAAACCCAATTGTCGCTACAAATGTACAAGCTACAAATGGTGTAATACATGCTGTAAGTAGAGTGCTAAGAGACTTATAA